The genomic segment TCTCCCCTGCCCGAAGGTGTCAGCCAGATTGCCAACCAGGGCATTGTGAATTATGACACTGACGGGGACGGCACAAACGACAGCAGCCAGCAGACTGACGGGGATATTGTTGCACCTGGCGAGCAGCCGACAATAACGCCTTTGAAATCCTCCTCTATAACAGGTTACGTTTTTAACGATCTTAACGGCGATGGAATTCAGGAAGCAAACGAGAACGGACTTGGCGGAGTTGAGATTAAGCTTATTGATTCCAGCGGAAATCTTGTTCAAACCATTACCACAGCCGGGGACGGTTCATATGATTTTACAGGAATTATGCCTGGTGCTTACACAGTTGAGGAAACTGATCCTGACGGATTTGTATCCACAACCATTAATACGGTTTTAATAAATGTAACTCAAGATGGTTTATCAACTGTTAATTTTGGAGACCAGCAGGTCGGCACAGTATCAGGCACAGTATTTAACGATCTTAACGGAGACGGAAGTCAGGATTCCGGCGAGCCGGGCATTGGCAGTGTTACAATAGAGCTGTTTGATGAAAACGGGGTTTCTCAGGGTGTTGTTACAACCTCAGGAGACGGTTCTTATATATTCACTGGAATCAATCCAGGAAGCTATATTGTTAAAGAAACAGATCCCCAGGGCTTTGTATCAACGACAGACAATGAAGTTTCAATAAGTGTTGCTTCCGGCGGTGCCGCAAAAGCAGTATTCGGAGACCAGGAAACAGGAACAGTTTCAGGTATGGTTTATGATGATGTTAATGGAAACGGTATCCATGACCCGAATGATCCAGGGCTTGGAGGCGTAACAGTCAACCTGCTTGACAGCAGCGGCAGTATCATTACTTCAACTGTAACCTCGGATGACGGTTCCTATATATTTACAGGAATAAGCGATGGAGCTTACACTGTCCAGGAAGAAGACCCGTCAGGATATGTTTCTGTTACAGATAACCTGGTACCCATAATTGTTGCACCCGGCGGTGCTGCTTCTGCAAATTTTGTGGATCAGCAGATTGGAACTGTTTCTGGAACGGTTTATAATGATCTTAATGGAAACGGCATTAATGAAGCTTCTGAGCCAGGGATTGGCGGGGTTTTAGTAGAGCTTCTTGATGAGGCTGGAACGGTTATAAAAACCATAACCACAGCAGGAGACGGTTCTTATTTATTTACAGGAATTACAACAGGAAATTACATTGTACGTGAAACCGACCCTGATGATTTTGTAAGTACCACAAGCAATACAAAGAGCGTTATCGTTCTTCCTGGAGGTTCAGGTACTGCAAGCTTTGGAGACCAGGGCAGGGGGACCATATCAGGTATGGTCTTTAACGACAAAAACGGAGACGGGATTCAGAATAATAATGAAACTGGTCTTGGCGGGGTAAAGATAGAACTGGTTAATGAATCAGGGCAGGTTGTGGAAACTGTGATTACTTCAGGAGACGGCTCATATATATTTACAGGCGTTGTTCCTGGAAATTATACAATAAAAGAAACCGACCCTGAGAATTTTACATCCACCAGTTCAAATTCCGTGCCTGTAAACCTGACCTCAGGCGGTTCTGGCAGTGCGAATTTCGGGGATATTGCAGGCACTCCCGAAGGTATTGCGGTAAAGAGTGTTATTGATGAAAACGGTGGAAATACAGAACCAGGCGATATCCTGCTTTATACTGTTACAATGAAAAACCAGAGTGAATTTGATGCTGTCGGCATGGAATTTACAGACACCATTGATGTTAATTCGGTTTATGTGCCAGGCAGTATTACGAGTCCGGGAGGAAGCACGATTCTAAGCGAATCACCTGTTCTTGTAATCCAGAATATTAATATTCCTGCTCATGGACAGGAAACAATAACCTTCCGCGTCCAGATTGTAAATCCTCTGCCCGCAGGTGTTAAACAGATAGTAAACCAGGGAATAATTTCCTATGATTCCAACGGGGACGGCATAAATGACGCATCTTCAAAAACAGACGGAGAGCCTGGGATTTCCGGCGAACAGCCGACAATTGCACCCATAACCTCCGGCCCTGTTCTTGATGCAGTAAAAAGCGCGGACTTAAAGACTGATGCAGACAATAACGGGTTTGCAGGCCCAGGAGACACACTGCGTTATAATGTTGTTATTACCAACAACGGAAACCAGGACACTTCTGGAGCGGAATTTATTGACGACATTCCTATAAACACAGTTTATGCAGATAGTGTAACAGCCTCAGCAGGAACAGCAGTATTTAACAATGCGGCAAACCGCATTGAATGGAAGGGAGACCTGGCAGCAGGAGCTTTTGTAACCATAAGCTTTGATGTAAAAATCAATTCAGGCATTGCAGTTGGAACAATAATCTCCAACCAGGGGACTGTAAGTTATGATTCTGACGGGGACAATGCAAACGATATATCCGAACTAACAGACGGAGATACAACACTACCGGGAAAACAGCCGGCCAATACGCCTGTTGATACTCCCCAGGGAATCGCAGTTAAAACTGTAACAGATGAAAACGGTGGAAGCGCAAATCCAGGCGATATATTGTTATATACAATTGTCCTGGAAAACCGCAGCGGATTTAATGTAACAGGTCTGGAATTTGTGGATACTATCCCGGTTAATACAACCTATGTTGCCGACAGTGCATCAGCACCTGAAGGCAGCAGTATTATAAGCGAATCTCCGGTACTGAGAATCCAAAATATAACGGTTCCGGCACATGAGAGCGTAAACATTACCTTCCGAGTCCAGGTTGTTTCTCCCCTGCCCGAAGGTGTCAGCCAGATTGCCAACCAGGGCATTGTGAATTATGACACTGACGGGGACGGCACAAACGACAGCAGCCAGCAGACTGACGGGGATATTGTTGAGCCTGGCGAGCAGCCGACAATAACGCCTTTGAAATCCTCCTCTATAACAGGTTACGTTTTTAACGATCTTAACGGCGATGGAATTCAGGAAGCAAACGAGAACGGACTTGGCGGAGTTGAGATTAAGCTTATTGATTCCAGCGGAAATCTTGTTCAAACCATTACCACAGCCGGGGACGGTTCATATGATTTTACAGGAATTATGCCTGGTGCTTACACAGTTGAGGAAACTGATCCTGACGGATTTGTATCCACAACCATTAATACGGTTTTAATAAATGTAACTCAAGATGGTTTATCAACTGTTAATTTTGGAGACCAGCAGGTCGGCACAGTATCAGGCACAGTATTTAACGATCTTAACGGAGATGGAAGTCAGGATTCCGGCGAGCCGGGCATTGGCAGTGTTACAATAGAGCTGTTTGATGAAAACGGGGTTTCTCAGGGTGTTGTTACAACCTCAGGAGACGGTTCTTATATATTCACTGGAATCAATCCAGGAAGCTATATTGTTAAAGAAACAGATCCCCAGGGCTTTGTATCAACGACAGATAATGAAGTTTCAATAAGTGTTGCTTCCGGCGGTGCCGCAAAAGCAGTATTCGGAGACCAGGAAACAGGAACAGTTTCAGGTATGGTTTATGATGATGTTAATGGAAACGGTATCCATGACTCGCATGATCCAGGGCTTGGAGGCGTAACTGTCAACCTGCTTGACAGCAGCGGCAGTATAATTACTTCAACTGTAACCTCGGATGACGGTTCATATATATTTACAGGAATAAGCGATGGAGCTTACACTGTCCAGGAAGAAGACCCGTCAGGATATGTTTCTGTTACAGATAATCTTGTACCCATAATTGTTGCACCCGGCGGTGCTGCTTCTGCAAATTTTGTGGATCAGCAGATCGGAGCTGTCTCTGGAACGGTTTATAATGATCTTAATGGAAACGGCATTAATGAAGCTTCTGAGCCAGGGATTGGCGGGGTTTTAGTAGAGCTTCTTGATGAGGCTGGAACTGTTATAAAAACCATAACCACAGCAGGAGACGGTTCTTATTTATTTACAGGAATTACAACAGGAAATTACATTGTACGTGAAACCGACCCTGATGATTTTGTAAGTACCACAAGCAATACAAAGAGCGTTATCGTTCTTCCTGGAGGTTCAGGTACTGCAAGCTTTGGAGACCAGGGCAGGGGTACCATATCAGGTATGGTCTTTAACGACAAAAACGGAGACGGGATTCAGAATAATAATGAAACCGGTCTTGGCGGGGTAAAGATAGAACTGGTTAATGAATCAGGGCAGGTTGTGGAAACTGTGATTACTTCAGGAGACGGCTCATATATATTTACAGGCGTTGTTCCTGGAAATTATACAATAAAAGAAACCGACCCTGAGAATTTTACATCCACCAGTTCAAATTCCGTGCCTGTAAACCTGACCTCAGGCGGTTCTGGCAGTGCGAATTTCGGGGATATTGCAGGCACTCCCGAAGGTATTGCGGTAAAGAGTGTTATTGATGAAAACGGTGGAAATACAGAACCAGGCGATATCCTGATTTATACTGTTACAATGAAAAACCAGAGTGAATTTGATGCTGTCGGCATGGAATTTACAGACACCATTGATGTTAATTCGGTTTATGTGCCAGGCAGTATTACGAGTCCGGGAGGAAGCACGATTGTAAGCGAATCACCTGTTCTTGTAATCCAGAATATTAATGTTCCTGCTCATGGACAGGAAACAATAACCTTCCGCGTCCAGATTGTAAATCCTCTGCCCGCAGGTGTTAAACAGATAGTAAACCAGGGAACAATTTCCTATGATTCCAACGGGGACGGTATAAATGACGCATCTTCAAAAACAGACGGGGAGCCTGGGATTTCCGGCGAACAGCCGACAATTACACCCATAACCTCCGGCCCTGTTCTTGATGCAGTAAAAAGCGCGGCCTTAAAGACTGATGCAGACAATAACGGGTTTGCAGGTCCCGGGGATACACTGCGTTATACTGTTATTATTACCAATAACGGAAACCAGGATACTGCTGGAGCGGAATTTATAGACGACATTCCTGTAAACACAGTTTATGCAGATAGTGTAACAGCCTCAGCAGGAACAGCAGTATTTAACAATGCGGCAAACCGCATTGAATGGAAGGGAGACCTGGCAGCAGGAGCTTTTGTAACCATAAGCTTTGATGTAAAAATCAATTCAGGCATTGCAGTTGGAACAATAATCTCCAACCAGGGGACTGTAAGCTATGATTCTGACGGGGACAATGCAAACGATACATCCGAACTAACAGATGGAGATACAACACTACCGGGAAAACAGCCGGCCAATACGCCTGTTGATACTCCCCAGGGAATTGCAGTTAAAACTGTAACAGATGAAAACGGTGGAAGCGCAAATCCAGGCGATATATTGTTATATACAATTGTCCTGAACAATCAGAGCGGATTTAATGTTACAGGTCTGGAATTTGTGGACACTATTCCGGCTAATACAACCTATGTTGCTGACAGGGCAGCAGCACCAGAGGGCAGCAGTATTATAAGCGAATCTCCGGTATTGAGAATCCAAAATATAACGGTTCCGGCACATGAGAGCGTAAACATTACCTTCCGAGTCCAGGTTGTTTCTCCCCTGCCCGAAGGTGTCAGCCAGATTGCCAACCAGGGAGTTGTAAATTACGATACTGACGGAGACGGCACAAACGACAGTTCCCAGCCCACAGACGGGGATATTGTTGAGCCTGGTAATCAGCCGACAATAACGCCTGTTACGGTTATTTCAGGAGGAAAGCCTGATCTGAGCAATACAACAAAAGCCGCTGCTGATATTAATAATGATGATATTCATGGATACCTGCTGGAACCTGGAGAAAACATCTGGTACGGTGTGGCTGTTCATAATACCGGCAATGGTGTTGCCAGGGATGTTGTTTATACTGATATTCCTGATGGTTATACGTCTCTTGTAAATGGGACTGTTGTAACCTCAGATGGAATTGTTGTTAATGGAAACAATGATGGTGATCTTGGTATTATAGTTAATATTGGTGATATTCCTCCTGGCGGCAGTGTGGCGATAACCTATTATGTCAAACTGGCCTGGGATGCTCCTAAAGGCTTGATGGTTGAAAATCAGGGTATGGTAACATCATCCAACCACCCGGATGAACCTAGTGATTTTCCAGGTACGCCTGCAATTAATGACCCAACTGTAATCGGCCCTGTAAGCGGTGTTGAAGTTAATGCTGAACTGAGCGCCATGAAAACAGCCTCTGATGTTAATGGTAAAAAACTTGAGCCAGGAGACATTATTGAATATAATATTGATATTAAAAATAACGGCCCTGATACAGCGGAAAATATTAATTTTACAGATAATATACCCATTTATACAAGCTTTGAAGCAGGAACACTTAAATCAAGTTATGGCAGTGTGAGTGAAGAAAAGCCTCTCAGGGTTTTTATAGACACAATGGCTCCTGGGGATATTGTCAATATAAGCTTTAAAGTCAGGGTTAATGATAATGCACCTGAAAATGCCACTATTTTAAATCAGGGTTTAATTCATGGGGATGGAGGCATTAATGCTGTAACTGATGATCCAGGTACACCTGTTATTGACGACCCCACAGTCCTGACAATTACAGGAAAGCCGCCGTATATTGAGGCTTATAAATCTGTGCTTGATATGAACAGCGGTTCTGTGAATCCAGGAGATGCTCTTAAATATACGGTCAATATTGTTAATACCGGAAGTGTCAAGGCATCCGAAGTTGTATTTAATGATAATATTGGCGGATATATAAAGCTGCGTCCTGGAACTGTTACAACAGATATGGGAACAATTATCACAGGCAATGGAGAAAATGATACATCTATACAGGTTGATATTGGCGAGCTTGATGCCGGTAAAACAGCAGTCATTTCATTTGAGGTTGATATTTCAAAGGATACGCCAAATGGGGTTGTTATTCATAACCAGGGTGAAGTAAGCTCTGATAATTATGGAAATGAGTTGACTGATGATCCTTCAACAGAAGTTATTGACGATCCCACAGATGTTGTTGTCATCTTCCAGCCGGGTGTTGTTGACCCGCCGAGTGCCAGCAAAAAGGTCTCTGGAGGCCGTCCTGTTGTACAGTGGGAAATGCTCTGGATTAATGACAAGCTTGTAGATACCCTGGTTGTGCATGTTGAAGATACAATTCCTGATAATACAACCTTTGTTCCTGGTTCCCTGAATGCTTCTTCTGGAGCCATGTGGGATGGAGTCAGTGCAATTAAAGGGAATATTTACTGGTATGATGAAGCTTCTAATACGATAATCTGGGAAGGGGCAATTCCTGTTGGTGAGAATGTAAGAATATGGTATGAGACAACAGTTCCGCCCGATGTTTATACTATTGAAAACCAAGCATGTGCAGTATGGGATCAAAATGGCAACAATGACTGGAAAGATGAGCAGGCAGGAGGAGTTAAACTTGTATGCACTGATGATCCTGACAGCGCACCTGGAGGTGATTCAACTGTATGGCGTGAAGATCCGCCGGTAATTCCTCCTGTAATTCCGCCGGTAATTGAACCTGAACCTGAGCCGCAGCCTGAACCAGAACCAGAACCGCAGCCCGAGCCGGAACCACAGCCTGAGCCGCAGCCGGAACCCGAACCGCAGCCAGAGCCTGAACCTGAACCTGAACCTGAACCTGAACCTGAGCCGCAGCCAATAGTTCTTGATGCTCCAACGGGCATTACAACAGTATCAGGCAGCGGCCCTGTAATTCACTGGGAGATGACCTGGATTAACGGCAACCCGGATGCAATGCTTGTTCATATTGAAGATATTATTCCTGAAAATTCCACTTATGTACCTGAAAGCCTGGGTGCAGATTTTGGAGCATACAGGTATGAAGCATCAGAAAAAATGATTTTCTGGGAAGCCATAATCCCGGGCAGCGGTGGACAGGTTACAATATGGTTTGATACCCTTGTTAATGAGAATGTCAGCCAGGTTGACAACCAGGCTTATGCAGTATGGGATAAAAACGCTGATGGAGACTGGAAGGATGAAGAGGCAGCAGGTGAAATTAAATATTCTGATGATCCTCTTACCCCGGGCCAGGACGACATGACCCGATGGAAAGGCCCTGAATACAGTCTTTCATTCAGCGGTTTTATCTGGAAAGACATATGCAGTGACTGCGATATTCCTGAAGCTATTGCAAAACCAGGTACGCCTAATGCAGGTTTGAGGGATATTACAGACCGTCTCAGCGGGATCAATGGCGTTTCCATGACCCTTTACACTGATAATAATAATGACGGTGTTTATACCCCTGGAACAGATTTGCCTGTAAAATCGGTTCAATCTGCTGTATCCCCTGGAATTGAACCGCCTGAAGGATGTTCTGATAAAAACGGATATTATATTTTTGAAAATCTACGCCCTGGAGATTATATTGTAAGCATTGATTCAAATGCCTTTAATACAGGCGGGGTTCTTTCCGGTTACTCAGGAATCAGCAGGACAGCTTTCAGTCTTAATGAAGAAGATGAAACTCCTGTGCAGATCAATTTCATGCTCAAACATGACGAAAATATTCAGGCTGAAGATATATTGAATCCAGGTTCTGATTCAGGCGGCGGCGGATGTTTTATTGAAACTGTGTTCAAATAAAAAATAACAGGGATTTTGTTTAAGCAGGGATTTAATCCCTGCTTATCAAAAGTCCTGGCTGTTCAAAGAATTTCCTAATTTCTTATATAAAAACTTACGGAGGGTGTAAACAAATGAAGAAAAACAGGCTTTGGCATATTTTAACTGGAATAATTTTCTTAACATGGGGAATAATGTTTTTGCCGGGGATTTCCCATGCAGAAGAAAATAGTTTTGGCGCAGTGCTTATATTAACAGATGTATCAGGTTCCATGCAGGATCCGGCTTCTGGATTTGAGATTACGGATCAGGAAGGCAGAAAACAGGAAAAGCGCATAAGCAAGTCAGAAGCAGCAAAAGAACTGGTTGTTCAAATTACAAATGAATTATCAGAAAAGTCCTGCAAATTCGGTATATATACTATGTGTTACAAAGCTGGATTTAAAGAACTGTATTCCCCTTTTTTATCAATTGATAATTATAATGCCCAGGAAATAAAAGATATTGTTACAGATAAATTTATAACAAAATATCCGGTATTCAACAGGCGCACACCCATTGCAGACACTTTGCGCCAGCTTGATGAAAATGAATTTAAGGCATTAAACGGCAGTATCAGGGTTTTGATTATTTCAGACGGCAAAGAGAGCTTTTACGATCTTGAAAAAGACAAAAACAATACGCAAACCCAGGATGAAAAGGTCATAGGGCCTTTGACAGAAACAAGACGGCTAAAAGAAAAATACGGGCAGGCATTGAGCATTTATACTGTTTTTATGGAAGATGTTTCTGATAAAGATAAAAAAGATAAACCTCAAGGAGCAGTTTTGCTTGAAGACATGGCATCTGCTTCGGCCGGGAAATATTTTGCTGGAAAAGAACTGCTTGAAAACAAATCCCAGATAGATGAGCTTGTAAATCTGCTTTGTTCATCCATACAATAGCTAAAAAATGAAAGGATGCAGATAAATGAAAAACATAAATAATTTAAAATATTTAATTGTTTTAATCACAGCAATTATTATTTCTATGCCTGTTTGCTCAAATGCTGACGAATCCCTCGCACTTTACGGGCTTAAAGGCTATGCTTATACCTTTTCCCCGCTCCCTTCAAAGGGGCTTTATGTCCAGACAGGAGCCATGTATTCTGTTTTTAATGACGGCTTGGAAAACGGAGACGGACATACATTTGCACTGCCTTTGAGTGTAACATATGGAAATGGTCAGTGGTGGGAGGCTGCAGGGGCTGTTCATTATGAATCCTGGGAAAATTCAGATCTTGATATTAGTGAAAAAGGCATGGGTGACCTGTTTTTGGGCGGCAAGATAAGACT from the Desulfonema limicola genome contains:
- a CDS encoding vWA domain-containing protein, translated to MKKNRLWHILTGIIFLTWGIMFLPGISHAEENSFGAVLILTDVSGSMQDPASGFEITDQEGRKQEKRISKSEAAKELVVQITNELSEKSCKFGIYTMCYKAGFKELYSPFLSIDNYNAQEIKDIVTDKFITKYPVFNRRTPIADTLRQLDENEFKALNGSIRVLIISDGKESFYDLEKDKNNTQTQDEKVIGPLTETRRLKEKYGQALSIYTVFMEDVSDKDKKDKPQGAVLLEDMASASAGKYFAGKELLENKSQIDELVNLLCSSIQ